A genomic window from Wolbachia pipientis includes:
- a CDS encoding gpW family protein, with the protein MYNKEYLVKIEEAIKKLQSGERVVSIAYGDHVVRYAEVQIKDLLSLRQRIKAELKIAGMKPKRKIIFSTNKGIL; encoded by the coding sequence ATGTATAACAAAGAGTATTTAGTTAAAATTGAAGAAGCGATAAAGAAGCTTCAGAGTGGCGAAAGAGTAGTATCAATTGCATATGGTGACCATGTGGTGAGATATGCTGAAGTGCAGATAAAGGATCTACTGAGCTTAAGACAACGTATTAAAGCTGAATTGAAAATTGCAGGTATGAAGCCAAAGAGAAAGATTATTTTTTCAACCAATAAAGGAATTTTATAA
- a CDS encoding phage terminase large subunit family protein, producing the protein MIYATSFSEGLRPDPQLKVSEWANEYRVLAATAASEPGKWRTERTPYLKEIMDSLSPSSPAEKVVFMKGAQIGGTEAGNNWIGYIIDQTPGPMLVVQPTVEMGKRWSKGRFAPLIESTPCLKSKVKDPRSRDSGNTVQSKEFPGGIVVITGANSSVGLRSMPVKYLFLDEIDAYPGDSGGEGDPVLLSIARTNTFARRKIFLVSTPTIHGISRIEKEFEATDKQYFFVPCPHCNYYQVLKWSQIKWENNDSRTAHYVCTECSGKIENHQKTEMLDRGEWRATNQVHNSKVIGFHLSSLYSPVGWYSWQQAVEDFLHAKESEQLLKVWINTTLGETWVDKGEVPDWKQLFNRREFFPVGTVPRREVVLTAGVDVQKDRLEVEVVAWGKSRESWSIDYRVFEGDTGGGEVWKKLSELLNHHFIGESGLEYMISMMAVDAGYATQEVYNWVRSHQGSGRVMAVKGVNKALVPLSSPSRVDITVGGQKLKRGIKLWPVGVSILKSELFQLLNILKEEEGKSLPGYCHFPEYAPEYFKQLTAEQLVSKVVKGYTKQEWQKVRERNEVLDCRIYARAASIALGIDRWPESKWNSLSGKMESKKPKKVRQSKWLENV; encoded by the coding sequence ATGATATACGCCACATCTTTTTCTGAAGGTTTAAGACCAGACCCGCAACTTAAAGTATCAGAGTGGGCGAATGAGTATCGAGTTTTAGCAGCAACTGCAGCATCAGAGCCAGGGAAATGGAGAACGGAAAGAACTCCTTATTTAAAAGAAATCATGGATTCACTTTCTCCGTCCTCACCAGCAGAAAAAGTAGTATTCATGAAAGGAGCGCAGATTGGGGGAACAGAAGCTGGCAACAATTGGATTGGCTATATCATCGATCAAACACCAGGTCCAATGCTGGTAGTACAGCCAACAGTTGAAATGGGAAAACGTTGGTCGAAGGGAAGATTTGCACCGTTAATAGAGAGTACACCATGTTTAAAAAGTAAAGTAAAAGACCCAAGATCAAGAGACTCAGGCAATACTGTGCAGAGTAAGGAATTTCCAGGTGGAATAGTAGTAATAACCGGAGCAAACAGCAGTGTAGGACTGAGATCTATGCCAGTAAAATATCTCTTTCTTGATGAAATAGATGCCTATCCAGGAGATTCAGGAGGAGAAGGAGATCCAGTACTGCTCAGTATTGCTCGAACTAATACATTTGCACGGCGAAAGATTTTTTTAGTATCAACACCAACGATTCATGGAATAAGTAGAATTGAGAAGGAATTTGAAGCAACAGATAAGCAGTACTTTTTTGTTCCCTGTCCGCATTGTAATTATTACCAAGTATTAAAGTGGTCACAAATAAAATGGGAAAATAATGACTCAAGAACAGCACATTATGTCTGCACTGAATGTAGCGGCAAAATAGAAAATCATCAAAAGACAGAGATGCTAGACCGTGGAGAATGGAGAGCTACAAATCAAGTACACAATAGCAAAGTAATAGGATTTCACCTTTCAAGTCTTTATAGCCCAGTTGGGTGGTATAGTTGGCAACAAGCAGTAGAGGATTTTCTGCATGCAAAGGAAAGTGAACAATTACTGAAAGTTTGGATCAACACAACGCTTGGAGAAACCTGGGTAGATAAGGGAGAAGTACCAGACTGGAAGCAATTATTCAACAGAAGAGAATTTTTTCCCGTAGGCACAGTGCCTAGGAGAGAAGTGGTACTTACTGCAGGTGTTGATGTGCAAAAAGATCGTTTAGAAGTAGAAGTTGTAGCATGGGGAAAAAGCCGCGAAAGTTGGTCAATAGACTACCGAGTATTTGAAGGAGATACAGGAGGAGGAGAAGTATGGAAAAAGCTTTCAGAGCTACTCAATCATCATTTTATCGGTGAAAGTGGGCTTGAATACATGATAAGCATGATGGCAGTTGATGCAGGGTATGCAACGCAGGAAGTTTACAACTGGGTGAGAAGTCATCAAGGGTCTGGAAGAGTAATGGCAGTGAAAGGTGTAAATAAAGCACTAGTGCCGCTGAGTAGCCCAAGTAGAGTAGATATAACAGTTGGTGGTCAAAAGCTAAAGAGAGGAATAAAGCTCTGGCCAGTAGGAGTATCGATATTAAAGTCAGAGCTTTTTCAATTACTTAATATTTTAAAAGAAGAAGAGGGAAAATCTCTACCTGGATATTGTCATTTTCCAGAATATGCACCTGAATATTTTAAGCAGTTAACGGCAGAGCAATTAGTCAGCAAAGTGGTGAAAGGGTACACTAAACAAGAGTGGCAAAAGGTAAGAGAAAGAAATGAAGTATTAGATTGCCGAATTTACGCAAGAGCTGCATCGATAGCACTGGGAATAGACAGATGGCCAGAGAGTAAATGGAATAGTTTAAGTGGAAAAATGGAAAGCAAAAAGCCTAAAAAAGTGAGACAGAGTAAGTGGTTGGAAAATGTATAA
- a CDS encoding ankyrin repeat domain-containing protein, protein MADNLSLELIKCLINQPGLDVNVRGLNGKTPLHCAIEFDELSMVDLLLTKKNINPFVEDNDGKTSLDYAKEGKKAEILQALINNKYGSEQDSLLHLAAMIGEVHAVRYLIRKGIDVNARNALHHTPLHLAAGIGHENVVKILVEEGKAEIDVFDARNQTPMHYAVNNKKLEIVKLLLKLGADVNSARMGQNSMKLSPVHIAVSNTNYDERDLCLDILKCLIKEPNAQVNLQDYENKTPLHYAERLKTIEILLTREDIDPLVKDDRGKTPFDYAKPEIKKALMSNKYGSEKNSLLHLAAQRGEIEIVDAILKEEINIDIVNNKGLSPIYLAAEKGHLHVVKLLLKKGANYTPVFHLAIKSNNLELLKVLFTEKNGSLLCRDTVVNFPTLHNKYIAQREIADKRTKKHNNIICIYTTVSAIAVAVYIGLITTTISSAIIFATITGVFALVIAIMISEMSKRYIEKEFQKKMLMEMEECSSTVNDVEIEPIVSRCRQ, encoded by the coding sequence ATGGCTGATAACTTAAGTTTAGAGTTAATAAAGTGTCTCATCAATCAACCTGGATTAGATGTTAATGTTAGAGGGTTGAATGGAAAGACACCACTACATTGTGCTATAGAGTTTGACGAATTAAGTATGGTAGATTTGTTACTCACAAAGAAGAACATTAATCCTTTTGTAGAAGATAATGACGGTAAAACATCTCTTGATTACGCCAAAGAAGGGAAAAAAGCAGAAATATTACAAGCACTAATTAATAACAAATACGGATCAGAACAAGATAGCTTACTTCATTTAGCTGCAATGATAGGTGAAGTTCATGCAGTTAGATATTTGATCAGAAAAGGTATTGACGTTAATGCACGAAATGCTTTGCATCATACTCCATTACATCTAGCGGCAGGCATAGGACATGAGAATGTTGTCAAAATTTTAGTGGAAGAAGGAAAAGCTGAAATAGATGTCTTTGATGCACGAAATCAGACACCAATGCACTATGCAGTTAATAACAAAAAGTTGGAAATAGTAAAGTTACTGCTAAAGCTTGGAGCAGATGTGAATAGTGCACGTATGGGACAAAACTCAATGAAATTGTCACCTGTGCATATAGCTGTAAGTAATACTAATTATGATGAAAGGGATTTATGTCTTGATATTCTCAAATGCTTAATAAAGGAGCCTAATGCTCAAGTCAATTTGCAAGACTACGAAAATAAAACACCACTACATTATGCTGAAAGACTTAAAACAATAGAAATTTTACTGACACGAGAAGATATAGACCCTCTGGTAAAAGACGATAGGGGTAAAACACCATTTGATTACGCTAAACCTGAGATAAAGAAGGCTTTGATGAGTAATAAATACGGTTCTGAAAAGAATAGTCTACTCCATTTAGCTGCACAAAGAGGAGAAATTGAGATTGTAGATGCAATTTTAAAAGAAGAAATCAATATTGATATTGTAAATAATAAAGGTCTATCACCGATTTATCTTGCTGCAGAAAAAGGGCATTTACATGTAGTAAAGTTATTGCTGAAAAAAGGAGCAAATTATACACCTGTTTTTCACTTAGCAATCAAATCAAACAATTTAGAGTTACTTAAAGTTTTGTTTACTGAAAAAAATGGGTCTTTGCTCTGCAGAGATACCGTTGTTAATTTTCCAACCCTTCATAATAAATATATAGCACAGAGAGAAATAGCAGATAAAAGGACGAAAAAACATAATAATATTATCTGCATCTATACTACAGTCAGCGCAATAGCAGTAGCAGTATATATAGGGTTGATAACAACAACAATAAGCAGTGCGATCATTTTTGCAACAATAACAGGAGTATTTGCGCTTGTTATAGCAATAATGATAAGTGAGATGAGCAAAAGATATATAGAAAAGGAATTTCAGAAAAAGATGCTTATGGAGATGGAGGAGTGTAGTTCTACTGTTAATGATGTTGAGATAGAACCAATTGTGAGTAGATGCAGACAATGA
- a CDS encoding Holliday junction resolvase has protein sequence MLTLDLGKQTGWTILNDGIVQSGSKSFHVSRFSGGGMQFLNFRNWLNSLKYKFPGIEVVYFEEVRRHLGTDAAHIYGGFLAHLSAWCEESNIPYQGVSVKTIKRFITGKGNASKADVIEAVQEKGFCPTDDNEADSLALMFYVMNFSKDFNTLEIS, from the coding sequence ATGCTCACCCTAGATCTTGGCAAACAAACCGGCTGGACTATTTTAAATGATGGAATAGTGCAAAGTGGAAGTAAGAGTTTTCATGTTAGCAGGTTTAGTGGTGGTGGAATGCAGTTTTTAAATTTTCGTAATTGGCTTAATTCACTTAAGTATAAATTTCCAGGCATTGAAGTTGTATACTTTGAAGAAGTGAGAAGACACTTGGGAACTGATGCTGCACATATCTATGGAGGGTTTTTAGCACACCTTTCTGCTTGGTGCGAAGAAAGTAATATTCCCTATCAAGGTGTTTCGGTTAAGACTATTAAACGTTTTATAACTGGCAAGGGCAATGCAAGTAAAGCTGATGTAATTGAAGCAGTGCAGGAAAAGGGTTTTTGTCCAACAGATGATAATGAAGCAGATTCTTTAGCATTAATGTTCTATGTTATGAATTTTAGTAAAGATTTCAATACGTTGGAAATATCATAA
- a CDS encoding sigma-70 family RNA polymerase sigma factor: protein MKLQNYHIVIKNVKYQAYRLKLAKCFINEAHEDLEQELFCEIWPYLDQYDEDKSSFNTFVARLTENKAINLLKKQRCAKRDINNYISIDVTELFEGEITKRIDVDYMISVLPKEWQNICEQLKFFNLHEVAKMNNVSRTTLNNIIKKIRAKLSPIYYEGKKKN, encoded by the coding sequence ATGAAATTACAAAACTACCATATAGTTATTAAAAATGTAAAATATCAAGCTTATAGACTGAAACTTGCTAAGTGCTTTATTAATGAAGCTCACGAAGATCTTGAGCAAGAACTCTTCTGTGAAATTTGGCCATATCTTGACCAGTATGATGAAGACAAAAGTAGCTTTAATACCTTTGTAGCAAGATTAACTGAAAATAAAGCTATTAACTTGCTAAAGAAACAGCGATGTGCAAAACGTGATATCAACAATTACATTAGTATTGATGTAACAGAGCTATTTGAGGGTGAAATAACAAAACGCATTGATGTAGACTATATGATCTCGGTTTTACCAAAGGAATGGCAAAATATATGTGAGCAACTTAAATTTTTTAACTTACATGAAGTTGCCAAAATGAACAACGTTTCAAGAACCACTTTAAACAATATTATCAAGAAGATACGTGCCAAACTTTCTCCTATTTACTACGAAGGCAAAAAGAAAAATTGA
- a CDS encoding ATP-binding protein — protein MVLKILNNNERLQTISTVKMVIFGPYGIGKTSLLKTVDEPTLCLDFEAGLLAVQDWQGDSISLRTWNEARDIACLIGGPNPALKSDQAYSQRHHEHVSGKYKDLFSEFSKYQCIFVDSITVASRLCLLWAKMQPEAFSERSGKQDMRAAYGLLAQEMMAWLNQFQHIRDKDIIIVGTLGQYLDDFNRPIWLPQCEGTKTASEIPGIVDEVISMVGIKKDDGTEKRSFVCHTLNPWGYPAKDRSGRLSMVEEPHLGKLLTKIKSKF, from the coding sequence ATGGTTCTTAAAATTTTGAATAATAATGAAAGATTGCAAACAATATCAACTGTAAAAATGGTCATCTTTGGTCCTTATGGTATTGGTAAAACAAGTCTCCTAAAGACCGTAGATGAACCAACACTTTGCCTTGATTTTGAAGCAGGGCTTCTTGCTGTTCAAGATTGGCAAGGAGATTCAATTAGTCTTCGCACTTGGAATGAAGCTAGAGATATTGCTTGTCTTATAGGGGGGCCTAATCCTGCGCTGAAGTCTGATCAAGCATATAGCCAAAGACACCATGAACATGTATCTGGTAAGTACAAAGATCTTTTCTCTGAGTTTTCTAAATACCAATGCATCTTTGTAGATAGTATAACCGTTGCTTCACGTTTATGTCTGTTATGGGCAAAAATGCAACCTGAAGCTTTTTCTGAGAGATCGGGAAAACAGGACATGAGAGCTGCCTATGGATTACTTGCTCAGGAGATGATGGCTTGGCTCAATCAATTTCAACACATCAGAGACAAAGACATCATCATAGTTGGCACTTTAGGTCAATATCTCGATGACTTCAATCGTCCAATTTGGCTACCTCAATGCGAAGGAACTAAAACTGCTAGTGAAATTCCTGGGATAGTTGACGAAGTAATCAGTATGGTTGGAATCAAGAAAGATGATGGAACGGAAAAGCGCTCTTTTGTTTGCCACACTTTAAATCCCTGGGGATACCCAGCTAAGGATCGTAGTGGACGTCTGAGTATGGTTGAAGAACCACACTTAGGTAAGCTGCTTACAAAGATTAAAAGCAAGTTTTAA
- a CDS encoding AAA family ATPase: MKYDEEKLWSAVITRAIQDAVGKNQKLKKEAINWLNSKSFETVCELANLNFTRMKNMYGNFMSKKQKELKMLLIDNIKECVSYLLPNGKFYREKTYIGDLNGNTITVKIVGKEAGEWRNFTEGTSGDIIDLWVLIKGDIYSARKWLNKKSKSGEKNREKKEKIFSVRQYLSDQSPIPEDIIAPRILTPGGLLVIGGTPKVGKSYFLLSLLAHLAAGVSFLKMKSARPLKIVYLQNEMEYNYIRERIQQIITNQRLPNLAEENLIVTTKMRLTLNDEGIERIKDIIGEKFKTIDLIVLDSLDYENIFSGLQSRIEKLRSVINPTAGIIITRHTRKVSTATLAKSPFQALIGANALRSFYTSGIVMFQPSKRANVLQVVYELRNGKAIPAKFISRVNGRWQNSKVIATA, encoded by the coding sequence TTGAAGTACGACGAGGAAAAGCTTTGGTCTGCTGTCATTACTAGAGCTATTCAGGATGCAGTAGGAAAAAACCAAAAGCTAAAAAAAGAAGCAATTAATTGGCTGAATTCAAAATCTTTTGAAACTGTTTGTGAGCTAGCTAATCTCAACTTTACACGTATGAAAAATATGTATGGGAATTTTATGTCTAAAAAGCAAAAAGAGTTAAAGATGTTATTGATTGATAATATCAAGGAGTGTGTTTCTTACCTACTTCCAAATGGTAAGTTTTACCGAGAAAAAACTTATATTGGAGACTTAAATGGAAATACAATTACAGTTAAAATAGTAGGTAAGGAAGCTGGTGAATGGCGTAATTTTACCGAAGGAACTAGCGGTGATATTATTGATCTTTGGGTTTTAATTAAAGGCGATATATATTCTGCTAGAAAGTGGCTCAATAAGAAATCAAAAAGTGGAGAAAAAAATAGGGAAAAGAAAGAAAAAATATTTTCTGTAAGGCAATATTTGAGTGATCAATCACCAATACCAGAAGATATAATAGCTCCACGAATTCTCACTCCAGGTGGTCTTTTAGTCATTGGTGGTACGCCAAAGGTTGGCAAAAGTTATTTTCTTCTCTCTTTGCTTGCACATCTTGCAGCAGGAGTGTCGTTTCTTAAGATGAAGTCAGCAAGACCGCTAAAAATAGTCTATCTGCAAAATGAGATGGAGTACAATTACATCAGAGAACGCATACAACAAATCATAACTAATCAAAGGCTGCCAAATCTAGCAGAAGAAAACTTGATTGTTACTACAAAGATGAGATTAACTTTAAATGATGAAGGTATAGAGAGAATAAAAGATATCATAGGAGAAAAATTTAAAACGATAGACCTTATCGTTTTGGATTCTCTGGACTATGAAAATATATTTTCTGGCCTGCAAAGCAGAATAGAAAAACTACGTTCTGTAATTAATCCTACGGCTGGAATAATTATCACACGTCATACCAGAAAAGTATCCACAGCTACACTCGCAAAAAGTCCTTTTCAAGCTTTAATTGGTGCTAATGCTTTAAGAAGCTTTTATACATCTGGTATTGTAATGTTTCAACCAAGTAAACGTGCAAATGTCTTGCAGGTAGTATATGAACTAAGAAATGGTAAAGCAATACCAGCAAAATTTATTAGCAGAGTAAATGGGCGTTGGCAGAATTCTAAAGTTATAGCTACAGCTTAA
- a CDS encoding AAA family ATPase, with protein sequence MKTQLLQNIRSCLFHLLPRGTFRGDKFYVGDVQGNKGKSTVIELTSKRAGLWKDFATGEGGDIIDLWAAVHGKNARVEFPEVMASISEWLGLKKQNNIRNLEQYLTCSWNYYDENNQLIVIVYRYDPPLEKKQFKPFDVKKQRFKEPEIRPLYNIPGILKSDKVILVEGEKCAEALIEKGITATTAMFGANATLDKTDWTPLKGKHIIIWPDNDEAGNKYAKNAEKKLLELGVASLATLKIPSNKPRSWDAADCVLEGINIEEFILSTSSLCHKKLLRIDTRAWTNIAPEREWIVKDWLPVGSVTALYGDGGMGKSLLAQQLMTAAGTGKSWLGIAIERIKTYGVFCEDDTEELWRRQCAINKLYQLDMKSPDFLNNICLSSRTGEDNLLMVFNSKSTGQLTTYFQELLEDIKSFQPKLVVLDTAADLFGGNENDRSHVRQFIQNCCGRIAQIIKGAVLLCAHPSDSGIIRKTGTGGSTAWNNSVRSRWYLSKQEKTGNDRVLCQMKSNYSASEENKISFCWQNGSFLQYDTNLNSERVVRDDYNNKLDLERLRRHDVILELIANEAYKGEVYTAASFAKCFEGKLGLGSERSIRERISHLATIGYIKFFKKAVRSSTRSKYGYLCVRDMELKIAENQYTLVKPDYYLSSNNGVILPVENPDVWVMRDSAKLDWQTEESANLNLIKT encoded by the coding sequence GTGAAAACTCAGCTTCTGCAAAACATCAGATCTTGTCTTTTTCATCTACTACCAAGAGGAACATTTCGTGGCGATAAGTTTTATGTAGGTGATGTACAGGGTAACAAAGGCAAAAGCACGGTAATAGAGTTAACAAGTAAAAGAGCTGGGTTATGGAAGGATTTTGCAACGGGAGAAGGTGGTGACATTATTGATCTTTGGGCAGCTGTACATGGAAAGAATGCCAGAGTAGAATTTCCTGAAGTAATGGCTTCAATAAGTGAATGGCTTGGTCTTAAAAAACAAAACAATATCAGAAATCTAGAACAATATCTGACTTGTAGTTGGAATTACTACGATGAAAATAACCAACTAATCGTAATAGTCTATCGTTATGATCCTCCTTTAGAGAAAAAACAGTTTAAACCATTTGATGTTAAAAAACAAAGATTCAAAGAGCCAGAGATAAGACCTCTCTATAATATTCCAGGTATTTTAAAGTCCGATAAGGTTATTCTGGTTGAAGGAGAAAAATGCGCAGAAGCACTTATAGAGAAAGGAATAACTGCAACAACAGCAATGTTTGGAGCAAATGCTACCCTTGATAAAACAGATTGGACTCCGCTAAAAGGTAAACATATTATCATTTGGCCGGACAACGATGAAGCAGGTAATAAATATGCCAAAAACGCTGAAAAGAAACTTTTAGAACTTGGTGTTGCATCACTTGCTACGCTTAAGATTCCATCAAACAAACCAAGGAGTTGGGATGCTGCTGATTGTGTATTAGAGGGGATAAATATTGAAGAATTTATCCTTAGCACAAGTAGTCTTTGTCATAAAAAGCTACTCAGAATAGATACTAGAGCTTGGACTAATATTGCTCCAGAAAGGGAATGGATTGTAAAGGATTGGCTTCCTGTTGGCAGCGTTACAGCTCTTTATGGTGATGGAGGTATGGGAAAATCACTTCTTGCTCAGCAATTAATGACAGCTGCTGGTACTGGTAAATCTTGGCTAGGGATAGCAATTGAGCGAATCAAGACATATGGTGTATTTTGCGAAGACGATACAGAAGAACTTTGGCGTCGGCAATGTGCAATAAATAAATTATATCAGCTTGATATGAAATCTCCTGATTTTCTTAACAACATTTGCTTATCATCTCGTACAGGAGAAGATAATTTACTGATGGTGTTCAATAGTAAAAGTACAGGACAATTGACTACTTACTTTCAGGAATTACTTGAAGATATCAAATCATTTCAGCCAAAACTTGTGGTTCTGGATACAGCAGCAGATTTGTTTGGAGGTAACGAAAATGATCGCTCTCATGTGAGACAATTTATACAAAACTGTTGTGGTAGAATAGCGCAGATAATTAAAGGGGCTGTTTTGTTATGTGCACATCCTTCGGATTCTGGAATAATACGCAAAACTGGCACAGGAGGTTCAACAGCATGGAATAATTCCGTTCGATCTAGATGGTATTTGTCAAAACAAGAAAAGACTGGCAATGATCGTGTTCTTTGCCAAATGAAATCTAATTATTCTGCATCAGAAGAAAATAAGATTTCATTTTGTTGGCAAAATGGATCATTTTTACAATATGATACAAATTTGAATTCAGAAAGGGTAGTAAGGGATGATTATAATAATAAACTGGATTTAGAGCGCTTGAGAAGACACGATGTAATTCTAGAATTAATTGCCAATGAAGCATATAAAGGAGAAGTGTATACTGCAGCTAGCTTTGCAAAATGCTTTGAAGGAAAATTGGGACTTGGTAGTGAACGCAGCATTCGTGAAAGAATTAGCCATCTTGCAACCATAGGTTATATAAAATTCTTTAAAAAGGCTGTAAGATCAAGTACAAGGTCAAAGTATGGTTACTTGTGTGTAAGAGATATGGAGCTGAAGATTGCTGAAAATCAATATACACTAGTAAAACCAGATTATTATCTCTCATCAAACAATGGAGTAATTCTACCTGTTGAAAATCCAGATGTTTGGGTTATGCGTGATTCTGCCAAATTAGATTGGCAAACTGAAGAATCTGCCAATCTTAACTTAATAAAAACATAA
- a CDS encoding recombinase family protein: MVSLYARVSSRQQAQENTIESQIVELERRIGSDGYELLDEHRFVDNGYSGSNLERPGLESLRDRVAEGKIDKIYIHSPDRLSRKSAYQALLLEEFRKAGSEVIFLNHKFEDNPESNMFLGIQGLVAEYERAKIMERNRRGKLHAAKTGRISVMSNAPYGYRYIAKHVGEGSAQFEVNQEEADVVYKIFNWVGQERMSINEVIRRLNEIPVITQTGKEYWKRSTIWKMLRNPAYIGRAAYGKTKACSKPQVRKSKKGTCGKLKNGHFSNDKENWIYVPVPKIINDNLFDSVQVQLTENRQRARARERKETFLLRSLTVCQRCQYTYCGAYSRNKRYSYYRCSGCRFNGNRVCDNKAIRTDVLDTVIWEEVKSILKEPDRIANEYQRRLSENKKPLHNQTREKQESKLRLSIKKFIDSYAKGFISQEEFEPRITTMKQHLKEIEEEKERTLNQKKLQQELSLVTGNLKNFSSSVESKLDLVDWQTKQNIIRMLIHQIEINHNHLYIVFRIKSLANFDQNGHNRIMQCCTRSTDTGMTKKGLLG, translated from the coding sequence ATGGTAAGCTTGTATGCAAGAGTTTCATCAAGACAACAGGCCCAGGAGAATACGATAGAGAGTCAGATTGTAGAATTGGAGCGTCGCATTGGTAGTGATGGATATGAGTTATTAGATGAGCACAGGTTTGTTGATAATGGCTACAGTGGATCAAACTTAGAACGTCCTGGTTTAGAGAGTTTACGTGATAGAGTAGCAGAAGGTAAGATTGATAAGATATACATTCATTCACCTGATCGGCTATCACGAAAATCTGCATACCAAGCGCTCTTACTCGAAGAGTTTAGAAAAGCAGGCTCAGAGGTTATTTTCTTAAATCATAAATTTGAGGATAATCCAGAATCCAATATGTTTTTAGGGATTCAAGGATTAGTAGCAGAGTATGAACGTGCAAAAATTATGGAACGTAATCGTAGGGGAAAACTTCACGCAGCTAAAACTGGCCGTATAAGTGTAATGAGTAATGCACCTTATGGTTATCGCTACATAGCAAAACATGTAGGTGAAGGAAGTGCTCAGTTTGAGGTTAATCAAGAAGAAGCAGATGTAGTGTACAAAATATTTAATTGGGTTGGTCAAGAAAGAATGAGCATCAATGAAGTTATACGTAGACTTAACGAGATACCAGTAATAACACAAACAGGAAAAGAATATTGGAAAAGAAGTACTATCTGGAAAATGTTAAGAAATCCTGCTTATATAGGACGAGCAGCTTATGGTAAAACTAAGGCATGCTCAAAGCCACAAGTAAGGAAATCCAAAAAAGGAACTTGTGGTAAACTAAAAAATGGTCATTTTAGTAATGATAAAGAGAACTGGATTTATGTTCCAGTGCCAAAAATAATCAATGATAATTTATTTGATTCAGTGCAAGTACAGCTAACTGAAAATAGACAAAGGGCAAGAGCACGTGAAAGAAAAGAAACGTTTTTGTTGCGAAGTTTAACAGTATGTCAGCGTTGCCAATATACTTATTGTGGTGCATATAGTAGAAATAAGCGGTATTCTTACTACCGTTGCTCTGGCTGCAGGTTTAATGGTAACAGAGTATGTGACAATAAAGCAATACGTACTGATGTACTTGATACAGTTATATGGGAAGAAGTTAAGAGTATATTAAAAGAGCCAGATAGGATTGCAAATGAATATCAACGTAGATTGTCAGAGAACAAAAAACCTCTACATAATCAAACACGTGAAAAGCAAGAAAGTAAGTTAAGATTAAGTATCAAAAAATTTATTGATAGCTATGCCAAAGGGTTTATAAGTCAAGAAGAATTTGAACCAAGAATTACAACAATGAAACAGCATTTGAAAGAAATTGAAGAAGAGAAAGAAAGAACACTCAATCAAAAGAAGTTACAACAAGAATTGAGCCTTGTTACAGGTAACTTGAAAAACTTTTCTTCAAGTGTTGAGTCAAAACTTGATCTAGTAGATTGGCAGACTAAGCAAAATATTATTAGAATGTTAATTCATCAAATTGAAATCAATCACAATCACTTGTATATAGTATTTCGCATAAAAAGTCTTGCAAATTTTGATCAAAATGGCCATAATAGAATTATGCAATGTTGTACTAGGAGTACAGACACTGGGATGACAAAAAAGGGGCTACTCGGATGA